GTATTCGTCTGGTTTGAACCAAGGTCGCGGATTATCTACTCTTTTAACTACTGGCAGGGTAGGGATGTAATCAATTACACCACCCTTCTCTGCTTCCTTCAGCACCTTGCGAACAAGTATCACATATTTTTTGAGAGTGGATTGTGCGAGGTTCCGTTCGTTGTGTAGCTCATCAATAAATTCGTTAATCGTATTGTAGTCAATTTGCTTGATGTGTTTTTTCCCAAGGTAGGGGAGCAAATCGTTTTCTAATTTCAAATCATCTTGGTAGAGCATACCAGCGTCTAACTCACCTCTTCGTATCAGTCGTTTTTGTTGCTCTTGGAATTTTTCTGCGTATGCGGCAAAGGTGTTAGCACCTAACTCCCTATATTCCCTTTTCTCTAAAAGTCGTTCCTCATAGCAATTAATAGCAAATTCCTCCGCATCCGGTATTCGCTCGCATCGTGTTGATTTTTTTACACCAGAGGAAGGACCACCCGGTATATACATTCTCACATACCAGTATTTTGATGCTGGCATACGGAACAATTTAAGGCTTGTGGGAAATCCCCGAATTTGGCGGATTTCAGTAGGAGTGTGTCTAGACCGGGGTGAAGAATGTTTAACCATACCGAATATTAGTTGGTAGGTTGTTGGTAGGTCAAGTTTTTAAAATAATGGTGTAAAAACAGATACTTACGCAGTAATGTGCGGTTTTCGAGACCGCCCCGTTCGACCACTCCGGCACCCCTCCGTCTGGGTCGCGATCGGGCAGGCGATATGTACGGCAAAGGTCGCCGGCTCGCAAGGGACTCGCAAGCCGAGCCGGCGGCCGCGGTCACACGGGGCGTGATCCCAAAGCGGCGGTCGCTTGGCCCCCGTCAAACACAAAGCGGGCAGGGGTCAGGGAGCAGGTTCCGGGTCTTGGATTCCTGCCGACACCGTCAAAGTTCAGGCGAAGGAAACGAAGGCAAAATTCAGTATTTGTCCGCAATACCCGTGTATCGGCGGTGGAGGATGTCTAAGATCGGCTGCGAAGGGAAGGGTATCTGGGAAATGTCGGATGAAAGAATACGCCAACGGCAAGATCACCGCGGAAATCGACGGCCCGGTCACCATCGTCACCATGAACAGGGCCGAAGTCCGTAACGCCCTGGACGATGAATCGGCCCTGGCACTGGGCCTGGCTTTTCGGGAATTCGCGGCCGACCCTGAACAACAGGTCGCCGTGCTGACCGGCGCCGGCGGCGCGTTCTGCGCCGGTGCGGATCTGAAAGCGTTGTCAAAGCGCGAGGTGGGCGTCTACCTGGCCTGGGCCGGCGATGCCGAAGGGCCGACCAACCCGACGCTTGCCAAGCCGGTCATCGCCGCGATCGAAGGACATGCGGTCGCCGGCGGTCTGGGAATCGCCTTATGGTGCGACATCCGCATCATCGATGAAGACAGCGTGTTCGGCGTGTTCTGCCGCCGCTTCGGTGTGCCGATGAGCGATGGCACCACCGTGCGCCTGCCGCGATTGATCGGCATGAGCCGGGCCCTTGATATGATGATCACCGGGCGAGCGGTTAGGGGGCAAGAGGCGATCGAGTGGGGTCTTGCCACCCGCATGGCGGCGAAAGGCGAGACCCTGGAAGCGGCGCTTGAACTGGCCCACGCAGTCGCCAAGTTTCCGCCCCTTGCCATGAAAGGGGACCGCCGATCGGTCTATGAACAGCAGGACTTGGACCTCTACGCCGCCTTGGCCCACGAAAAGGAGCTGGCCCAAGAGGCCAAGCAAAGTGAAGCCAACGCCGGCGCCAGCCGCTTTGCTATTGGTGCCGGCCGGCACGGCGATTTCGAGGTAACCTAAACACCTTGGAAGTCCCGTTCAGGGACCGCCAGCGGCCATTTCGGATACGGCGCGGAATAGTCCAAACAGATTGGCACTTGCGATCTCTCAAGCCATAACCGCCACGGCGCCAGGCGGGGCTGCGAAATCAGCACATTGCTTTTTTCCGCGGGCGGCAGCCGCCCGCAAGCCTCTCGCGGGTCGGCGAAATACGTTGACAGCCGCGCCATCCCGGCTATAGTCCCGCCGTCCCCGCGGACCAGGACTAGACGCGGGGTTTTCGCGTTTTCAAGCCAGGTGGGTTCCATGTACGCGGTCATCAGGACGGGCGGCAAGCAACTTCGGGTCGCCAAGGACGATGTCATCAAGGTCGAGAAGCTGGCCGCCGAAGAAGGCGGCGAGGTGACGCTCGACGACGTGCTGATGCTTGGCGATGGCAGCGACACCACCATCGGCACGCCTGTGGTCGAAGGGGCCACCGTCTCGGCCACCGTGCTGGAGCAGACGCGCGGCGACAAGATCATCGTTTTCAAGAAGAAGCGGCGCAAGAACTACCGCCGCCGCAAGGGCCATCGTCAGGACCTCACCGTGCTGCGCATCGACGCCATCAGCCCGCCGGGCACCAAGAAGACGGCGGCCAAGACGGCGGCCAAGCCCGCCGCGAAAACCGACGCGGCCGAGGAAACGGCGCCCGCGGCGCCCAAGGCCAAGAAAAAAGCGGCAAAGGCCGAAACGGCCGACAAGGCAGACACGGCCAAAGAGGAAAAGGCCAAGGCGCCAGCGAAAAAGAAAGCGGCGAAGGCCGCCGCCAAGGAGTAGCAGGCATGGCACACAAAAAAGCGGGCGGCTCATCACGCAACGGCCGCGACTCCATCGGCCGGCGGCTCGGCATCAAGAAGTATGGCGGCGAGGCGGTGATCCCGGGCAACATCATCATCCGCCAGCGCGGCACGCGCTGGCATCCCGGCCAGAACGTCGGCCTGGGCAGGGACCACACCATCTTCGCCAAGGTCGAGGGCCGCGTCGCCTTCGCCAAGTCGGGCGACCGCACCTTCGTCTCGGTGGAGCCGACGGGGTAGCGGACCGGCGCCATTCCACGCACCAGGGGAATGGCAAGCCATTCCCCTTTTTTGTTGCGGCAGAACGATGAAATTTCTCGACCAGGCCAAGATCTACGTACGCAGCGGCGACGGCGGGGCCGGCTGCGTCAGCTTTCGCCGCGAGAAATACGTCGAGTACGGCGGTCCCGACGGCGGCAACGGCGGCCGCGGCGGCGACATCGTTTGCGAGGCCGTATCGGGCCTCAACACGCTGATCGATTTTCGCTACCGCCAGCACCTCAAGGCGCCCAAAGGGGGCCATGGCCAGGGCCGCGACCGCACCGGCAGGTCGGGCCGCGACGTCCGCATCAAGCTGCCCGCCGGCACCCAGATCTTCGCCGAGGACAACGTCACGCTGCTGGCCGACCTGGCGGCGGTGGGCGACCGCGTGGTGCTGGCCCGGGGCGGCCACGGCGGTCACGGCAACGCGCATTTCAAGAGTTCCACCAACCAGGCGCCCGAGCGTGCCGATACCGGCGAAGAGGGCCAGGAGCACTGGCTCTGGCTCAGGCTCAAGTTGCTTGCCGACGTCGGTCTCGTGGGCCTGCCCAACGCCGGCAAGTCGACCTTGCTGGCGGCCGTCACCGGGGCCCGGCCGAAGATCGCCGACTATCCCTTCACGACGCTTTATCCCCAGTTGGGCGTGGCCTACGTGGGTGGCGAGGAATTCGTCATGGCCGACATTCCCGGCCTCATCGAAGGGGCGCATGAGGGTGCCGGACTGGG
This sequence is a window from Alphaproteobacteria bacterium. Protein-coding genes within it:
- the obgE gene encoding GTPase ObgE, with protein sequence MKFLDQAKIYVRSGDGGAGCVSFRREKYVEYGGPDGGNGGRGGDIVCEAVSGLNTLIDFRYRQHLKAPKGGHGQGRDRTGRSGRDVRIKLPAGTQIFAEDNVTLLADLAAVGDRVVLARGGHGGHGNAHFKSSTNQAPERADTGEEGQEHWLWLRLKLLADVGLVGLPNAGKSTLLAAVTGARPKIADYPFTTLYPQLGVAYVGGEEFVMADIPGLIEGAHEGAGLGDRFLGHVERCGAILHLVDGTAEDVAQAWRLVRHEIESYGHGLAELPEYVALNKCDALTSEAAADKSAALAAACAAPVAPLSGVSGQGLDDMLKELLHRVGEQRQQQQPAAAEAAAAAGWQP
- the rplU gene encoding 50S ribosomal protein L21 codes for the protein MYAVIRTGGKQLRVAKDDVIKVEKLAAEEGGEVTLDDVLMLGDGSDTTIGTPVVEGATVSATVLEQTRGDKIIVFKKKRRKNYRRRKGHRQDLTVLRIDAISPPGTKKTAAKTAAKPAAKTDAAEETAPAAPKAKKKAAKAETADKADTAKEEKAKAPAKKKAAKAAAKE
- a CDS encoding site-specific integrase, yielding MPASKYWYVRMYIPGGPSSGVKKSTRCERIPDAEEFAINCYEERLLEKREYRELGANTFAAYAEKFQEQQKRLIRRGELDAGMLYQDDLKLENDLLPYLGKKHIKQIDYNTINEFIDELHNERNLAQSTLKKYVILVRKVLKEAEKGGVIDYIPTLPVVKRVDNPRPWFKPDEY
- a CDS encoding crotonase/enoyl-CoA hydratase family protein, which encodes MKEYANGKITAEIDGPVTIVTMNRAEVRNALDDESALALGLAFREFAADPEQQVAVLTGAGGAFCAGADLKALSKREVGVYLAWAGDAEGPTNPTLAKPVIAAIEGHAVAGGLGIALWCDIRIIDEDSVFGVFCRRFGVPMSDGTTVRLPRLIGMSRALDMMITGRAVRGQEAIEWGLATRMAAKGETLEAALELAHAVAKFPPLAMKGDRRSVYEQQDLDLYAALAHEKELAQEAKQSEANAGASRFAIGAGRHGDFEVT
- the rpmA gene encoding 50S ribosomal protein L27, which translates into the protein MAHKKAGGSSRNGRDSIGRRLGIKKYGGEAVIPGNIIIRQRGTRWHPGQNVGLGRDHTIFAKVEGRVAFAKSGDRTFVSVEPTG